Proteins from one Gimesia maris genomic window:
- a CDS encoding PfkB family carbohydrate kinase: MSYHLINTIQKLGHPKIMVLGDLILDRYTWGNAERISQEAPVILLREDTQEVRLGGAANVANMLIGLEAEVTMAGVTGIDLDGGVVKEALEECGVNCSAVITDPSRPTTVKQRFMGRAQQRHPHQILRVDREVNTPLDQATSETLLNTILPLIPEQHAILVSDYAKGVCTPDVLATIIKAARTANVPVIVDPCPGQDYLMYSGATAITPNRLETSRAVGFDVKNKEDAFRAGRQLCLDLCLDFVFVTLDSDGIALTLADGASELLPTRKREVYDITGAGDMVLATIGVGCAAGIAPDDLARLANVAGGLEVEQIGVVTISREEMLADLLMGSRVTSEKVLPLEELQRHVVARQKLGQKVVLTNGCFDVMHIGHVSYLEQAAAEGDCLIVAVNSDDSVRSLNKGPDRPIFGQDHRASMLAALEGIDYVVVFDESTPCELISVLKPDLLVKGGTYQKEEIVGWEIVESYGGEVRALGITPGISTTQVLGMIRSSQVSENLSTTKKFPIEPPKRKAG, translated from the coding sequence ATGTCATATCATTTAATCAACACTATTCAAAAATTAGGCCATCCTAAAATCATGGTGCTCGGCGATCTAATTCTGGATCGTTATACCTGGGGAAATGCAGAACGCATCAGTCAGGAAGCACCTGTCATCCTGTTGCGTGAAGATACACAGGAAGTTCGACTGGGAGGCGCAGCGAACGTCGCCAACATGCTGATCGGACTGGAAGCAGAAGTAACCATGGCCGGCGTCACAGGAATTGACCTGGATGGGGGCGTGGTTAAAGAGGCGCTCGAAGAATGTGGCGTGAACTGCTCGGCAGTCATTACTGACCCGAGTCGGCCGACTACCGTAAAACAACGTTTCATGGGGCGAGCGCAGCAGCGGCATCCCCATCAGATTCTGCGAGTTGATCGTGAAGTGAATACACCACTCGATCAGGCAACTTCAGAAACGCTACTCAATACCATCCTGCCTCTGATTCCGGAACAGCACGCGATTCTGGTCAGTGATTATGCGAAAGGGGTCTGCACTCCCGATGTATTAGCGACGATCATCAAAGCGGCCCGCACAGCGAATGTGCCTGTGATTGTCGATCCTTGTCCGGGACAGGATTACCTGATGTATTCTGGTGCGACCGCCATTACACCCAACCGGCTCGAAACGTCTCGTGCTGTGGGTTTCGATGTGAAAAACAAGGAAGATGCATTTCGTGCAGGCAGGCAGTTGTGTCTTGATTTATGTCTTGATTTTGTATTTGTCACTCTGGACAGCGATGGTATCGCGTTAACACTGGCAGATGGTGCAAGCGAATTGTTGCCGACGCGCAAACGCGAAGTCTACGACATCACTGGTGCCGGAGATATGGTGCTGGCTACGATCGGTGTGGGCTGTGCCGCCGGTATTGCCCCTGACGATCTGGCACGACTGGCAAATGTGGCCGGTGGCCTGGAAGTTGAGCAGATTGGCGTTGTCACGATCAGCCGTGAGGAAATGCTGGCAGATCTTCTGATGGGATCTCGGGTGACCAGTGAAAAAGTATTGCCGCTGGAAGAATTGCAACGGCACGTCGTGGCCCGTCAGAAGCTGGGACAAAAAGTAGTTCTGACGAATGGTTGCTTCGATGTGATGCATATAGGCCATGTCTCTTATCTCGAACAGGCTGCCGCAGAGGGAGATTGTCTGATCGTCGCCGTCAACAGTGATGACAGCGTCCGTTCTCTGAACAAAGGCCCGGATCGTCCTATTTTCGGTCAGGATCATCGAGCTTCCATGCTGGCTGCCCTGGAGGGCATTGACTATGTGGTCGTCTTTGATGAATCGACTCCATGTGAACTCATCAGCGTTCTGAAGCCAGATCTGCTGGTGAAGGGCGGTACTTACCAGAAGGAAGAGATCGTCGGGTGGGAAATTGTCGAATCGTATGGCGGGGAAGTGAGGGCGTTGGGGATTACCCCTGGTATCTCAACCACACAAGTGCTCGGAATGATTCGCAGCAGCCAGGTAAGTGAAAATCTTTCGACAACCAAAAAATTTCCCATTGAACCTCCGAAACGAAAAGCCGGATGA
- a CDS encoding alkaline phosphatase family protein, with protein MTKPLIVINVVGLTWEMLGDRTPHLTKLANQGFSRSMGTVLPAVTCSAQSTLLTGLLPRDHGIVANGWYARDLAEVMFWKQSNRLVQGEKIFETAKRRDPAYTTAKMFWWYNMYAPVEWSVTPRPSYPADGRKVFDSYSQPEGLKDELQSELGVFPLLRFWGAGADITSSRWIVDASIKVFQEKKPNLTLVYLPHLDYNLQRLGASDPAIDQDIREIDQEAGRLIEAGQNAGAEIVVLSEYAITDVSKPVHLNRILREQGWLKVRKEALGWETMDCGASEAFAVADHQVAHVYVQRPERISAVKALLENTEGVELVLARSQQAEFGIDHERSGELVVIAAPGAWFTYYFWLDDSLAPDYARTVDIHRKPGYDPVELFIDPAIKFPKMRIASRLARKILGFRYYMDLTSLDASLVKGSHGRLPLPGKEDAEAPVFICSSKAIERDEIPMTAVKDMLLELQFGK; from the coding sequence ATGACTAAACCGCTGATAGTGATCAATGTGGTTGGGCTCACCTGGGAGATGCTGGGAGATCGCACCCCTCATTTAACGAAGCTGGCAAATCAGGGGTTTTCCAGGTCCATGGGAACAGTACTGCCGGCCGTCACCTGTTCTGCCCAGTCCACTTTGTTGACAGGTTTACTGCCACGAGATCATGGGATTGTGGCGAATGGCTGGTATGCCCGCGATCTTGCCGAGGTCATGTTCTGGAAACAGTCCAATAGACTTGTCCAGGGCGAAAAAATCTTTGAAACAGCAAAACGTCGCGACCCTGCTTATACCACAGCGAAAATGTTCTGGTGGTATAACATGTATGCGCCGGTGGAATGGTCTGTTACTCCCAGGCCCAGTTATCCAGCGGATGGTCGAAAAGTCTTTGATTCCTACAGCCAGCCTGAAGGGCTGAAAGACGAATTGCAGTCAGAACTGGGAGTTTTCCCACTGCTGCGTTTCTGGGGAGCCGGAGCAGACATCACCAGTTCCCGCTGGATTGTTGATGCTTCGATTAAGGTATTTCAGGAGAAGAAACCAAACCTCACTTTAGTTTATTTGCCACATCTCGACTATAACCTGCAGCGTCTGGGAGCCAGTGATCCCGCCATCGACCAGGATATTCGTGAAATCGATCAGGAAGCAGGTCGACTGATTGAAGCTGGACAAAATGCAGGCGCCGAGATCGTTGTCCTCTCCGAATATGCTATTACCGATGTTTCCAAACCGGTTCATCTCAATCGAATTTTGAGAGAGCAGGGATGGCTGAAAGTCAGAAAAGAAGCGTTAGGCTGGGAAACCATGGACTGCGGTGCTTCCGAGGCGTTCGCCGTTGCCGATCACCAGGTTGCGCATGTTTACGTGCAACGGCCTGAGAGGATTTCTGCTGTCAAAGCACTGCTCGAAAACACTGAAGGTGTAGAGCTGGTTCTTGCTCGCAGTCAGCAGGCTGAGTTCGGCATTGACCACGAGCGGTCAGGAGAACTGGTTGTGATTGCAGCTCCGGGAGCCTGGTTTACTTATTACTTCTGGCTGGATGATTCGCTGGCACCCGATTATGCGCGTACGGTCGATATTCACCGTAAGCCTGGCTATGACCCGGTCGAACTGTTTATTGATCCAGCCATTAAGTTCCCCAAAATGCGAATCGCAAGTCGACTAGCCAGAAAAATCCTGGGCTTCCGTTACTATATGGATCTGACCAGTCTCGATGCATCTCTCGTCAAAGGCAGTCACGGTCGTTTACCACTTCCCGGAAAAGAAGACGCTGAAGCTCCCGTTTTTATCTGCTCGTCCAAAGCGATTGAGCGAGATGAGATTCCAATGACTGCTGTCAAAGATATGTTGCTGGAACTGCAGTTTGGTAAATAG